In Nicotiana tabacum cultivar K326 chromosome 17, ASM71507v2, whole genome shotgun sequence, one DNA window encodes the following:
- the LOC107763225 gene encoding tetrahydroberberine oxidase codes for MTTFNKFKIFLFLSVCLSSTWFTSASIHHDFLECLSHKTMNSNSMSQIIYTPKNSSYSTILNSFESNLRITSDFKPSIIFTPLDESQIQAAIHCSKKHGLQIRIRSGGHDYEGLSYISETPFVIIDLRNLRSISIDTENKTAWIQAGATLGEVYYRIAEKSKTLAFVAGVCPTVGVGGHFSGGGYGMMSRKFGTAADNIIDAKLIDANGRILDKKSMGKDLFWAIRGGGGTSFGLIISWKVRLLDIPEKVTVFNVTRTLEQNATQLVYKWQHIADKVDDNLLLRLFLRSSESPFRRGQRTVHASFTTMFVGGVDEILHEMQKSFPELGLVKEDCIEMSWIESILFFAGFPRGTSLDVLLNRNITATQRGYFKGKSDYVQQPISINGLKGIWKLFNLVDENLAELQLSPYGGKLNDFIESETPFPHRAGNIFMIHYGVAWEKIESSKKHIAWIRNLYRYMARYVSKSPRAAYFNYRDLDLGVNNKRNTSYAQAKIWGEKYFKNNFDRLVQVKTKVDPTNFFRNEQSIPPLS; via the coding sequence ATGACAActttcaacaagttcaaaatctttctctttctttcagtttGCCTTTCATCAACATGGTTTACCTCAGCAAGTATCCATCATGACTTTCTTGAATGCCTTTCTCACAAAACTATGAACTCAAATTCAATGTCACAAATCATCTACACACCTAAAAACTCATCATATTCCACCATTTTGAACTCTTTTGAAAGTAACCTAAGGATAACCTCCGACTTCAAACCATCAATTATTTTCACTCCTTTAGACGAATCTCAAATCCAGGCAGCTATACATTGCTCCAAGAAACATGGCTTACAAATTAGAATTCGAAGCGGTGGACATGACTATGAGGGCCTTTCTTACATTTCTGAAACCCCTTTTGTCATCATTGATCTTAGAAACCTAAGATCAATCTCCATTGATACCGAAAACAAGACTGCTTGGATTCAAGCTGGCGCGACCTTAGGGGAAGTTTACTATAGAATCGCCGAGAAAAGTAAAACACTAGCTTTTGTTGCCGGGGTTTGCCCTACTGTTGGTGTTGGAGGACACTTTAGTGGTGGAGGCTATGGAATGATGTCTCGAAAATTCGGTACTGCTGCTGATAACATTATTGATGCTAAGCTAATTGATGCCAACGGAAGAATATTGGAtaaaaaatcaatggggaaagaTCTCTTTTGGGCTATTAGAGGAGGTGGAGGGACTAGCTTTGGCCTCATTATTTCATGGAAGGTGAGATTACTTGATATTCCAGAAAAGGTGACGGTCTTCAACGTGACACGGACGTTAGAACAAAATGCAACTCAACTTGTCTACAAATGGCAACATATCGCGGACAAAGTTGATGACAATCTCCTCCTCAGGCTCTTCCTGAGGAGCAGTGAATCTCCATTTCGGCGCGGGCAAAGGACTGTCCACGCCTCTTTCACTACTATGTTCGTTGGAGGAGTCGATGAAATCCTCCACGAAATGCAAAAGAGCTTCCCCGAACTAGGGTTGGTGAAAGAAGATTGCATTGAGATGAGTTGGATCGAATCTATACTCTTCTTTGCTGGTTTCCCTAGGGGCACATCACTTGATGTGTTACTAAATAGGAACATCACAGCTACTCAAAGGGGATACTTTAAAGGGAAATCAGATTATGTCCAACAACCAATTTCTATAAATGGTCTCAAAGGTATATGGAAACTGTTCAACCTAGTAGATGAAAACTTAGCCGAATTACAACTCAGTCCTTACGGAGGAAAATTGAATGACTTCATAGAATCTGAAACTCCATTCCCACATAGAGCTGGAAATATATTTATGATCCATTATGGGGTGGCTTGGGAAAAAATAGAAAGTTCTAAAAAACATATAGCTTGGATTCGAAATCTTTATCGATATATGGCTAGGTATGTGTCCAAATCTCCAAGAGCTGCTTATTTCAACTACAGAGATCTTGATTTGGGAGTGAACAACAAAAGAAACACAAGCTATGCACAAGCAAAAATCTGGGGAGAGAAATACTTCAAGAACAACTTTGATAGATTGGTGCAAGTGAAGACTAAAGTTGATCCAACAAATTTCTTTAGGAATGAACAAAGTATTCCTCCTCTCTCATGA